TGGGGACAAGGTGTATGGGAGAGGTGTTGAGGATAACGGGCAGGGTATAGTGACGGCGCTTGCGGTGGTTTGGTACCTCGTAAAGCATGGCCTCGAGCCACGGATAAACTTAGGAATAGCGTTGGTTAGCGATGAAGAGACAGGTAGCCGCTACGGGCTAAAGTACCTCCTCGAAAAGAGGGCTTTCGGTGGGCCAGAAACTGACTGGTTCCTAGTACCTGATGCGGGAAGCCCAGACGGCGCAAAGGTCATAGTAGCTGAGAAGCATATACTATGGGTAAAGGTCACAGTCCGTGGCCGCCAAGCTCACGCGAGTATGCCACACACAGGGCTCAATGCCCACCGTCTCGGCATGATTTTCAACCTGGAGCTGGACAGCATGCTGCATTCGCAGTTCGCCGAATACGATGAAGTCTTTGAGCCTCCTGTATCGACTTTTGAACCCACCAGGAAGGATGCTAATGTTGACAACATAAACACGATACCTGGCGTGGACCAAGTCTACTGGGATATGAGGATACTACCCAGATATAGCATCAAAAAGGTGTTAGATGCTGTCAGGGCAGCGGCTTACGGGTTCTCGGCGAGAACCGGGGTACAGGTCGAGGTAGATGTCGTCGCGGCCGATGACGCCGGTAAGCCTACCGACACGGAGCATCCTTTCGTCAGGGGCTTCCTTCGAGCTATACGTGAAACGAGAGGATTGGAGCCGAAGCCGATAGGGATAGGTGGTGGGACAGTAGCCAGGTATCTGCGCAGACGCGGGTACCAGGCACTAGTATGGATGACGTGTGACGAGACCGCGCATCAGCCGAACGAGTACACTAGGCTCAGCTACATTATAGCTGACGTAGACACAATACTGTACTACCTGCTGCGTGTTGCGTGACAACCTCCCTGGAGTGAGTTGTTTTTCAACGCCCCAGTAGGCCAGGGAACGTGAGAGCTGGCTATAGAGGGCGGAGGGGCTGTGAAGCTCAAGCTAGACAGCTCGAAGTACTTCAGCATACCCTACAGCGTGTTCGACGTCCTCCTGCAGATGAGGGGCGCTATAGACCCTGACTCGGGCCAGATAGTCTGCCACTTCTACACATTGGGTGTGGCAGCCCTCGAGACCGGCGATTCAGCTGTACCAGTAATAGTGCTCGAGGGCTGCCTCCTAGCTACCTTCGGTAAGGAGAACATAGAAGCTGTACTCAAGGCTGGTGAGGCAGTAGAGGTCAACGAGTTCCGGGTTAACCGTGGCCGCATAGCTATAGGCGATCTCGAGGTAGATCACTACTGGGGATTGGCAGCAATAGCCTATGCGGGGGAGACGGGGGCAGATGTAAAACTGTACAAGCTCCGCGTGGTAGTCGACGGGGAGGAAGCCCCAGTAGCGGCTATATTAGTGGATCCGACCGACGCAGGGCCCATGCTGATGATGTTGCCCAAGTCTTGCGAGTATATAGAGGAGCAGGAACAGCCTCCAACACACATGTAGTAGTGTCAAGGTGTTTTCCGCCTCTCTAGGCCTTGCCCTTCTCCCTGCATGTCTTGCAGCCGCAGAGTACCTCGAGGGCCTCCTCCTCCACCGGGTGAAGTCTTGGTGCAGCTACTACTAGGCTATGTGGTGGCGGCGGATAGCTAGCAGCCGCAACTTCCTCCACAGTGCCTGCAATGCAACGTTGCTCACTAGTACCAGCCCTAGCGACACCAACGACTACGGCACCACGTATCTCGGGTTCTCTACCCTCCTCGGCTGCAAGCTCTGCCTCCAGCTCAAGAAGAATACGGATAGCCTCCGGGATCGTCATTGCATGGCCGGCGTCAAGCCTAAGATCGAGGAGGACTAGTGTATGGAGCCCCCTCTCACGGTTAGCCCAGATAGTCTCGACAGTACTGTAGGGCTTGAACCCCTCCTCCGGATACACCAGGGTGACAGTCTTGCCGAAACGATAAACCTGCAAGCCAGTAGCGTCTATCACAGCTTGTAGCCCCGATACGCCGGGCACTACGTGTGCCTCTACACCGCGTCTGCGTGCTTCGATGAAAAGCGCTATGTGGGTGGTAGCGTGAAGCGGGTCGCCGGGCACGAGGAGCACAACAGTCTTCTCACGGGCCTCCTGGATCAGTTTCCCGGCCTCGTCCTCTAGGAGGCGACGTGGTGCCTCGACTACCTCTGCCCTGGGGTTTAGCCGCCTCACGAGCTCCCGGTCAACGCCCGGCGCGATGCTGGTGTAAGTGTCCAGGTAGACTTTGTCAGCCGCTCCGATAACCTGTATGGCTTTCAGGGTAAGGTACTCAGAGGAAACACCAGCACCGACTATGTAGAGCGCCATTCTCAGTCCTCCTCCGGGGGCGCTTAGTCTAGGCCGTAGTAACTCCTAGCCTTCTCGGCCAGGCCGCCGACCACTATGTAGTCGAATATCGTGCCGCGGCTCTCCCGGAGCCTCAACGCCTCCACTATCCAGCTATACCTGCCCCCAGCGAGGCCATTGGCGAGCAATGCGGCCCCTAGCGCCGCCTCCTTAGCTGTGCCCTTGTAACTGAGCCCAGTGGTCTCTATGCCCAGTCTCGAGAGTACGGGGTTGAGCTTCTCCTCTAGCGCCTGGCGGAAGAGTCCTACGCGCCACCATCGTCCTGTCACGTATACCCGGCGGGGTGTGACGGCGGTGAGCAACGCTAACACGTCCTTGGCAGCAGACTCTGCTAGCGCCTCAATGACCTCTTGTGCACGTATATCGCCCTCAGCGGCTCTCCTGGCTACTGTGTCGGGCCCGGGTGGAGGCCATGAGTCTTCGAGGAGCGCTGCTGCGCCGCCTTCGAATAGCCTCTCCTTGCTGAACCCTGGCTCGATGAAGGCAGCCAGATAGGCTAGCTCCGAGTCCCAAGCGCCAGCACCCATGTATCCCGTGAAGCCTGCAGAGCCCCCAATCCCGTCGACTATGCGGCCGGAGCTGACGGCTATAGCTGCTGTATACGCGTAACCAACCTCCAATACTATGAGGTCAGCCTTCTCTATAGGGGTGCCCCTGTCCTCCACCTCTTCGCGCAACGCTGCGGCGACAGAATAGACCTTATCACTGGTACCCATATCTATCTTGTTAAGCTTACGCCACCGAGGGACTGTCGGGAGATGCACTACGCCAGGCGTAAACCAGACGGGTAGACCGCTCTCTGCAAGGAGCATCATAGCCCGGCGGAGGCCTAGGATGCGGAGCCCCCGCTCCTCGTCGGCCTGGTGTATGAAGGTAGCAGCCCTTATCTCGGCCATGGCGGCCTCTTGGGCTCGCTTCAGCGGCACACCGTAGCCGCTAGACATGACTATAGATGAGACACCCTCCTCTACGAGCTTCTCCAGCTTCTCCACGATTATGCTTGGCTGCTCTACCACCAGACGCCTAGGTATAGCCTCCTCGTAGAATACCCGGAACCCGTTGTCAGTCTCCTCTATCGCTACTATGTCCACGCTATACGTGCCCGAGTCAACGCCAGCACTCCTAAGCCCGGTCATCACGTATAACCCTCCATGAATATCATTCATGGTTGAAAATCATAGCTACACAATGACGGTGGCTCCGTGGTTGTCGGGAGCGGCTATGTAGACAGCTCCGCCTCCTCTCTCGCTTAGCCACTCTCGGAGCCTAGACGCTATCGCTCTGGCTTTCGAGAGGCTCGGTGCTATTGTGTAGAAAGTTGGCCCCCAGCTAGACTGGGCTGCACCAGCAGAGCCTAGACTGTGGAGCAGCCTTATGCCCTCCTCGACTAGCGGGCAACAGTAGCGTCCCTTCTGCTCTGTTGCCCAGTACTCGCCGAGGAGGCCGTTGAACTCTTCAAGCGCCTCGAGCAGCTCCTCGAGCCTAGCCTCAGCAGCGGCAGGCATAAGCTTCATGAGTACTATTCTTGACGCCTTCATAGCCATCTCTTCCGGCATAGAGGGCATAGACTCTAGTACCTCATCCTCCCTAGCCTTCAGCTCGAGTATCCGAGGTAGTGGCTCGTAGGGGATAGCTATGACGAAACGCCAGCTCTCCGGTAGCTCATACCTGGCTATGAGTGGGGGTATGTGACGTCCCTTCTCCTCTAGAAGGAAACCACCCTCGACAATCATGCCGCCTCGGGTGAAGCTGTAGAAGCCGAGAGCAGACACGGTAGAGCGTCCGAGGGCAAGAGCGGCGTCGGCAAGGCCTACGCCAGCGCTATATAGCAGCTGGTATGCTCGGGCAATAGACAGTACTAGTGAAGTAGTACTCCCCATGCCGACGTGCCTCGGTATAGCCTCGTGGATACGTATGCAGATGTGTGGCAGGCCGAACTCCTCCTGGAGTCGATCAACTATCTGCAGTGCGCGGTCAGCATCAGCGCCTTCTACGCGAGTATCTGGGCAGCGCCACGCCTCCAGCACTAGCCTTGGCTGCGAGACGGTGAAGCCCACTGTGCCATAGAGCCGACCTAGACCACCATGTAGATCCATGTTGCCAGCGTGGAGGTGTGCAGGAGTCGACACGATGACTCTCTCAGGCAATAATGATCGCCTCCCTCCCCTTGCTACCTCCTGTCCCGCCTGCTAGCCCTGGCAAACGAGCCCTTATGTACCGGCCTACGCCCTGTCGAGGATTAACGGGAAACCCCAGACGACTGCGAGGAGTATGAGCCGTGTCTAAGCCCGGTATAGTTTCTAGGCTTGAGAAAGAGGCGCCAGTCCTACAGGTAGCGCTAGACTTCACAAACCTAGAAGATGCTCTAGGCCTCGCCGCAGAGCTCCGAAGAAACCTTGACACGTTATGGCTCGCTGAGGCCGGTACTCCCCTCATAAAGAGCGAGGGGCTCCGGAGTGTAACCCTCCTAGCCAGGGTAGTCGGGCCAAACCCTGTCGTCGCGGACATGAAGACTGCTGATACTGGGGCGCTAGAGGCTGGCCTCGCGGCCAGAGCGGGGGCCTCGATAGTCACGGTGCTTGCTTGTAGCCTCGACGAAACCATAGAGGCTGCCGTGCGGGAGGCTCACCGCTACGGCGCGGTAGTGGCTGCAGATCTGATAGCTGTCGGCGACCCTGTGGCCCGGGTGGAGCAACTCGCAAGCCTAGGCGTAGACATAGTAGAGCTCCACGTGGGTATCGACGCCCAGAAGGCGCTGGGCATGACTGCAGCAGAGCTGCGCAGCACAGTGAAGAAGATAGCAGAGAGGTTCCCTGGCCTCGTGGCTGTCGCGGGTGGCCTTAATGCTAAGACAGCACCAGCTATGGTCGAGGCGGGTGCGGCGATAATCATCGTGGGCGGAGCTATCACGAGGAGCGAGGACCCAGTGGCATCCGCTAGGGCAGTTATAGAAGCGATAAAGAAGAATAGGGCTTAGGCTTCCTCTCTCTTTTCGCCCTCTTTCTGCCCGGGTTCACGGTATATCATCACTGGTACGCGCTCGCCCCTCTGGTACTGCCGATTCTCCACAATAGCTAGGCCGTCGGCCTCACAGTTACTCACAGTCACGGAGCTGTGCTGCCTCTCTAGGGGTAGTGGTTCTGCGTAGAGCTTACCGTCCTCCAGGTAGAGCTTCACCTTGACGGGCTGTGGCCTCTTGGCGCGTATATCTCCTGCTAGCTCTGCTATAGCTGGTAGAGGCGGCTCGACGCCACGCACTACGTTACCCATATGCTTTAGCACGGGGTAGACTAGCCTTATGAAGCCATGAAGTGCTGACACTGGGTGGCCCGAGAGCGCTAGTACCAGAGGCCCACCCGGCAGTATCATGGCCGAGGTGGGTCTCCCGCCTTTCACGAAGAGGCCGCGGAAGAGCACCTCACCGTCTAACATCTCTGCAAGCTGGTAGAAGGGGTCGACATCGCTCGGCCCGGTACCGCCGGTGAGGATGACGAGATCGAGGTGACGCATCTGCCGGGTGAGGTACCAGGCTATAGTATCCACGTTGTCTGGGAGTAGTATGCGCTCCTCGACCACTGTCCAGGGGGTATACCTGTCTATAGCCCATTCTATGAGCTTAGCGGTAGTCTCGGCAACCTCGCCGCGAAGTATGCGCTGTTCAGCCTCGGCAGGGTCCACGGGCTCGAATAGCTCCGTGCCAGTAGCTATGATGCCAACGCTGATAGGCCTATACACCTTGACGCGTGTCACGGCAACGTCGAGGAGCCCGGCCACGTCGAGCATGGTTACAACGTAGCCTCGGGGAAGGAGGACCTGGCCTTTACGGACATAGGCGCCTACAGGGTCGAAGTTCTTGCCGGCCGGGAACTCCTTCTCAACTACTATGTAGTCGCCCTCTCTTCTGACGGCCTCCTCTGGGATAACAGTGTCAGCGCCATCGGGGAGATAGGCTCCCGTGGATACGTAGACGGCTGTGCCGGGCTCGACCCGGTACTTCACGTCCACCTTGCCTATAGTGGCCTCGCCTACTACGCGGAGTCTGCCAGGCGTATCGGAGGAACGTATAGCATAACCATCGTAAGCAGCCCTTGGCCGAGGCGGAAAGTCGTGTGGCGCTCGCACATCCTCCGCGAGAACTAGACCTATAGCCTCCCATACCGGGGCTTCTACAGTCTCCTCGACCGGCTTGACTCGTGAGGTTACTATCTGTATGGCCTCGTTAACTGGGGTCAACCGTTCAAGGTAGCGGGGTACACGCCTAGACGCCATGACTCCTCAATCCGTGTAGACGCCGGGGCATCTGGCCTCAACTTACGG
The window above is part of the Pyrodictium delaneyi genome. Proteins encoded here:
- the dph5 gene encoding diphthine synthase: MALYIVGAGVSSEYLTLKAIQVIGAADKVYLDTYTSIAPGVDRELVRRLNPRAEVVEAPRRLLEDEAGKLIQEAREKTVVLLVPGDPLHATTHIALFIEARRRGVEAHVVPGVSGLQAVIDATGLQVYRFGKTVTLVYPEEGFKPYSTVETIWANRERGLHTLVLLDLRLDAGHAMTIPEAIRILLELEAELAAEEGREPEIRGAVVVGVARAGTSEQRCIAGTVEEVAAASYPPPPHSLVVAAPRLHPVEEEALEVLCGCKTCREKGKA
- a CDS encoding DUF1464 family protein, with translation MTGLRSAGVDSGTYSVDIVAIEETDNGFRVFYEEAIPRRLVVEQPSIIVEKLEKLVEEGVSSIVMSSGYGVPLKRAQEAAMAEIRAATFIHQADEERGLRILGLRRAMMLLAESGLPVWFTPGVVHLPTVPRWRKLNKIDMGTSDKVYSVAAALREEVEDRGTPIEKADLIVLEVGYAYTAAIAVSSGRIVDGIGGSAGFTGYMGAGAWDSELAYLAAFIEPGFSKERLFEGGAAALLEDSWPPPGPDTVARRAAEGDIRAQEVIEALAESAAKDVLALLTAVTPRRVYVTGRWWRVGLFRQALEEKLNPVLSRLGIETTGLSYKGTAKEAALGAALLANGLAGGRYSWIVEALRLRESRGTIFDYIVVGGLAEKARSYYGLD
- a CDS encoding beta-ribofuranosylaminobenzene 5'-phosphate synthase family protein → MPERVIVSTPAHLHAGNMDLHGGLGRLYGTVGFTVSQPRLVLEAWRCPDTRVEGADADRALQIVDRLQEEFGLPHICIRIHEAIPRHVGMGSTTSLVLSIARAYQLLYSAGVGLADAALALGRSTVSALGFYSFTRGGMIVEGGFLLEEKGRHIPPLIARYELPESWRFVIAIPYEPLPRILELKAREDEVLESMPSMPEEMAMKASRIVLMKLMPAAAEARLEELLEALEEFNGLLGEYWATEQKGRYCCPLVEEGIRLLHSLGSAGAAQSSWGPTFYTIAPSLSKARAIASRLREWLSERGGGAVYIAAPDNHGATVIV
- a CDS encoding molybdopterin molybdotransferase MoeA, giving the protein MASRRVPRYLERLTPVNEAIQIVTSRVKPVEETVEAPVWEAIGLVLAEDVRAPHDFPPRPRAAYDGYAIRSSDTPGRLRVVGEATIGKVDVKYRVEPGTAVYVSTGAYLPDGADTVIPEEAVRREGDYIVVEKEFPAGKNFDPVGAYVRKGQVLLPRGYVVTMLDVAGLLDVAVTRVKVYRPISVGIIATGTELFEPVDPAEAEQRILRGEVAETTAKLIEWAIDRYTPWTVVEERILLPDNVDTIAWYLTRQMRHLDLVILTGGTGPSDVDPFYQLAEMLDGEVLFRGLFVKGGRPTSAMILPGGPLVLALSGHPVSALHGFIRLVYPVLKHMGNVVRGVEPPLPAIAELAGDIRAKRPQPVKVKLYLEDGKLYAEPLPLERQHSSVTVSNCEADGLAIVENRQYQRGERVPVMIYREPGQKEGEKREEA
- a CDS encoding M20 family metallo-hydrolase yields the protein MARARILADKDMEELRGYILGLYKSFIPVKAIPPDLGGAGELRRAEVLEKELSELGLETERVDAHDDRADGGLRPNILAILPGKDTRHTLWIVAHLDTVPEGDRGLWRTDPYTVVVDGDKVYGRGVEDNGQGIVTALAVVWYLVKHGLEPRINLGIALVSDEETGSRYGLKYLLEKRAFGGPETDWFLVPDAGSPDGAKVIVAEKHILWVKVTVRGRQAHASMPHTGLNAHRLGMIFNLELDSMLHSQFAEYDEVFEPPVSTFEPTRKDANVDNINTIPGVDQVYWDMRILPRYSIKKVLDAVRAAAYGFSARTGVQVEVDVVAADDAGKPTDTEHPFVRGFLRAIRETRGLEPKPIGIGGGTVARYLRRRGYQALVWMTCDETAHQPNEYTRLSYIIADVDTILYYLLRVA
- a CDS encoding orotidine 5'-phosphate decarboxylase / HUMPS family protein, producing MSKPGIVSRLEKEAPVLQVALDFTNLEDALGLAAELRRNLDTLWLAEAGTPLIKSEGLRSVTLLARVVGPNPVVADMKTADTGALEAGLAARAGASIVTVLACSLDETIEAAVREAHRYGAVVAADLIAVGDPVARVEQLASLGVDIVELHVGIDAQKALGMTAAELRSTVKKIAERFPGLVAVAGGLNAKTAPAMVEAGAAIIIVGGAITRSEDPVASARAVIEAIKKNRA